A segment of the Peptoclostridium acidaminophilum DSM 3953 genome:
CAAAGGCGCTTGAAATGAGCCCGGGGAAAGCCCAGATATATGCATCAAGCAGATACCTTATAAGAATGGTAATAACAGGAGCAGTCATAGTCGTTTCTCTTAAAGCTCCCTACATAAGTACAATTGGAACAATAGTAGGTCTTTTGTCGGCCAAGCTTGCGGTTATGCAAATGGGTTTAGGCGGTAAGGATACTGTATGATGACAGGCTCTTAATGATTTTCGATTTAAATTGTGTGATATTTTTTTATATTCGGTTTTTAGAAGTCGATTAATTGGGTATCAATAATTCGGCGAGAATGAATAATGAAACGAACAAAGATGCTTGCAATTAAAATTTTCCATACATTACAATGAAAAACTAAATATTTCAAGAACCAAATCAAAAAAACTAAAAATTCAAAAAATCACGAAAGGAGGTTGGGTATGAACGGACCAGAGATTGTATTTCACATAGGAAGCTTTCCTATTAGTG
Coding sequences within it:
- a CDS encoding ATP synthase subunit I, which produces MQNIIKRVLVIIFLALLITFALGKFSQAMLVGLLFGSTISILNFRLLALSVTKALEMSPGKAQIYASSRYLIRMVITGAVIVVSLKAPYISTIGTIVGLLSAKLAVMQMGLGGKDTV